In Helianthus annuus cultivar XRQ/B chromosome 3, HanXRQr2.0-SUNRISE, whole genome shotgun sequence, a single window of DNA contains:
- the LOC110931933 gene encoding putative EG45-like domain containing protein 1 yields the protein MKSVVCIVLVCSLVSMACATPGTATFYQQYTPSACYGNTPEGVMIAAASDPLWNNGAICGKMFTVKCTGATNPVPHPCYDGKEVTVKIVDHCPGCGGTLDLSKEAFAAIANPLAGVIKIEYWKEHYYVFTVENLAMSKS from the exons ATGAAGTCTGTAGTATGCATTGTTCTCGTTTGTAGCCTTGTTTCAATGGCTTGTGCAACTCCAGGCACAGCCACTTTCTACCAGCAATATACTC CATCTGCATGTTATGGTAATACACCTGAGGGAGTGATGATAGCTGCAGCAAGTGATCCCTTATGGAACAATGGAGCAATTTGTGGAAAAATGTTCACCGTTAAGTGCACGGGTGCCACCAACCCAGTCCCTCATCCTTGCTATGATGGTAAAGAAGTGACCGTTAAAATCGTCGATCACTGTCCCGGGTGTGGCGGAACCCTAGATCTCTCCAAAGAAGCCTTCGCAGCCATCGCTAATCCCCTTGCTGGAGTTATCAAAATTGAGTACTG GAAAGAGCATTATTATGTTTTTACAGTTGAGAATTTGGCGATGTCAAAgagttaa